A DNA window from Parabacteroides johnsonii DSM 18315 contains the following coding sequences:
- a CDS encoding 6-bladed beta-propeller — protein sequence MATEVYQNKRDNVVNLHSKVKEIGTEDVLINRYSQPFLLDRYLIIGDYVSKDSLVHIFDKYDFKYICSTAFLGPGPTEITSFGSVCINEDDREFYISDYGKQKIFTYKLDSVLSNPLNYIPTVKVNLNQEQIPNRYYYINDSLCYASIITPTGRSGFNQSGAIWNMMTGKITQLKYTHPEIEKKRVNIAVSIKNKTFVECYDHHDLMTIYDLEGNLKCNIYGSKWNNKTSNKQKYYGSVIFAKDKIVASYSDGRDNFGKQSRPTTLLVFDLKGNYLKTIEIGYNILEFCYDEENNRIIMSFDDDIQLGYLELDNIV from the coding sequence GTGGCAACAGAAGTTTATCAAAACAAACGTGACAATGTCGTTAATCTTCACAGTAAAGTTAAAGAAATAGGAACAGAAGATGTTTTAATCAATCGATACTCACAACCCTTTCTACTTGACCGGTATTTAATTATAGGGGATTATGTCTCAAAAGACAGCCTTGTGCATATATTTGATAAATATGATTTCAAGTATATTTGTAGCACTGCTTTCTTGGGGCCTGGTCCTACGGAAATCACAAGTTTTGGTTCTGTCTGTATTAATGAGGATGACCGGGAATTTTATATTTCAGATTATGGTAAACAAAAAATATTCACTTACAAGCTTGACAGTGTACTTTCAAATCCCCTCAATTATATACCTACAGTTAAAGTGAATTTGAATCAAGAACAAATACCCAATAGATATTATTACATAAATGATTCACTATGTTATGCTTCTATAATAACACCGACCGGTCGTTCCGGTTTTAATCAATCTGGGGCAATTTGGAATATGATGACCGGGAAAATTACACAGCTCAAATACACTCATCCGGAAATAGAAAAAAAACGTGTCAATATTGCAGTATCCATAAAAAATAAAACATTTGTAGAGTGTTATGATCATCATGATTTAATGACCATATATGATTTGGAAGGGAATTTAAAATGCAATATATATGGTTCTAAATGGAATAACAAAACCTCTAATAAACAAAAATATTATGGTTCTGTGATCTTTGCCAAAGATAAAATTGTAGCCTCTTACTCTGACGGGAGAGATAATTTCGGTAAACAAAGCAGGCCTACAACTTTATTAGTCTTTGACTTAAAAGGCAATTATCTTAAAACAATAGAAATAGGATACAATATATTGGAATTTTGTTACGATGAAGAAAACAATCGGATTATCATGTCTTTTGACGATGATATACAATTGGGTTATTTAGAGTTAGATAATATTGTGTAA
- a CDS encoding transglutaminase domain-containing protein, translated as MSTIFFICLLILLSSCTFNKDNRLEYALRFAESNRTELEKVLDYYSTDPEKLAAARFLIVNMPYHYGYECWQQDTIKQILADAVKRKSVYGEDLLIIDKKHLDKWSSYSHYYGEKIYDSKIITADYLIENIDLSFEVWKKYPWNKHLSFDDFCEFILPYRIANEPLSNWRKKYYEHYMPKLDSLYKGTDVIDACSAVNQVLKKEWFYYNTDFSLPHLGGDYLFTTRVGYCRDACDVATYAMRSVGIPITTDYYIYSPDLRTWHCWNVVRDTTGQCYPFWYTKDEVVRSVANDGRRKGKAYRDCYGMQSGRFKKWATDNTVLPFFRNCFVKDVTDNYSGLNEISLPIAVSGCKYAYLGIFKNGSWEPVDIAQIEKGHAVFHNIEPDIVFQLLYVNNGNIKTYGYPFVYDKQRIIYFKPDTSQQEIACLKRKYPFQEYLFKYLNRNVIGTTIEGSNSVSGIKQLLYRFTDTLFTNRKAISFSQPCQFRYLHLNSPIDHRVELAEFVVFRDTSETQAIPLQLYRNVEGLYPTDQYSAKCVLDGNPLTFFRSREDNATLIFDMGNVTEFKKILVIPRNDDNFIEPGDHYELFYQNGSDGWKSLGQQIASSKELYFTVPHGAIFWLRNLTKGHEEQLFFIQEGKQVFSCDINFSKENAS; from the coding sequence ATGAGTACGATTTTTTTTATATGCCTCCTTATTTTATTGTCATCCTGTACTTTTAATAAGGATAACCGGCTAGAATATGCTTTACGATTCGCCGAAAGCAACAGGACAGAATTAGAAAAAGTGCTCGATTATTATTCCACAGACCCTGAAAAACTGGCAGCAGCCCGTTTCCTTATCGTAAATATGCCATATCATTATGGTTATGAATGTTGGCAACAGGACACTATTAAACAAATATTGGCCGATGCTGTTAAAAGAAAATCCGTTTACGGAGAAGACTTACTGATTATAGATAAAAAACATCTGGATAAATGGAGTTCCTATTCGCATTATTACGGAGAAAAAATATATGACTCCAAAATAATAACTGCCGATTATCTGATCGAAAACATAGACCTCTCTTTCGAAGTCTGGAAGAAATATCCGTGGAATAAGCATCTCTCTTTCGATGATTTTTGCGAGTTTATCCTCCCTTACAGGATAGCCAATGAGCCACTCAGCAACTGGCGAAAAAAATATTATGAACACTATATGCCCAAGTTGGATTCCCTTTATAAAGGAACGGATGTTATCGACGCATGCAGCGCTGTCAACCAGGTTCTCAAAAAAGAATGGTTTTATTATAATACAGATTTTTCTCTGCCCCATCTCGGAGGCGATTATCTTTTCACCACCCGGGTAGGATATTGCAGGGATGCTTGCGATGTGGCAACTTATGCAATGCGATCGGTCGGGATTCCTATCACAACAGACTATTATATCTACTCGCCGGATCTAAGGACCTGGCATTGTTGGAATGTAGTCAGGGATACCACAGGCCAGTGTTATCCTTTCTGGTATACAAAAGATGAGGTGGTACGCTCCGTAGCCAATGACGGCAGGCGCAAAGGGAAAGCATACAGGGATTGTTACGGCATGCAGAGCGGGCGCTTCAAAAAGTGGGCAACAGATAACACCGTACTTCCTTTTTTCAGGAATTGTTTTGTCAAAGATGTCACGGACAATTATTCGGGGCTGAATGAAATTTCTTTACCGATAGCTGTCTCAGGGTGCAAATATGCGTATCTCGGAATATTCAAAAATGGAAGTTGGGAGCCTGTCGATATTGCACAGATTGAAAAAGGACATGCAGTTTTTCATAATATCGAGCCGGATATTGTATTCCAGCTTTTATATGTGAATAATGGTAATATCAAAACATATGGCTATCCGTTTGTTTATGACAAGCAAAGAATTATCTATTTCAAACCGGATACGTCGCAACAAGAAATTGCTTGTTTAAAAAGGAAGTATCCCTTTCAGGAGTATCTTTTTAAATATCTGAACCGAAATGTCATAGGAACTACAATAGAAGGCAGTAACTCTGTATCAGGCATAAAACAACTGTTATATCGGTTCACCGATACACTCTTTACAAACCGCAAGGCTATTTCATTCAGCCAGCCGTGTCAATTTCGTTATTTACACCTGAATTCACCTATCGATCATAGGGTGGAACTGGCAGAATTTGTTGTTTTCCGCGACACTTCCGAGACTCAAGCCATTCCTCTACAGTTATACCGCAATGTGGAAGGATTATATCCTACAGACCAATACTCTGCCAAATGTGTGTTGGATGGCAATCCGCTAACTTTTTTCAGGTCTCGAGAAGATAATGCGACATTAATCTTTGACATGGGAAATGTGACTGAATTCAAGAAAATACTGGTTATCCCCCGAAATGATGATAATTTCATCGAACCCGGAGATCATTATGAATTATTTTATCAGAATGGATCGGACGGATGGAAATCTTTAGGACAGCAAATTGCAAGTAGTAAAGAATTGTATTTCACCGTACCTCATGGGGCGATATTCTGGCTTCGTAACTTAACAAAAGGGCATGAAGAACAGCTATTTTTTATACAAGAAGGGAAACAAGTTTTTTCCTGTGACATTAATTTTTCAAAAGAGAATGCATCATGA
- a CDS encoding discoidin domain-containing protein, with protein sequence MIGKQTVDSKSIEKSQLYFNSFIIYFNTQGRYKNDIQYIICDSIKQLYPYAESHPRYLSDLQHISADFLIRHIDYCFHIWQQYPWCKDIDFDTFCKYILPYTTSNCYWEQAADFFEQKYATLRDSVCHKSYKEIGKIIAEDIDKTFVQNWVLFSQKHKGLLPTTFENLAKAQIGTCLEANIYKIAALRANGIPAALNTFPNWGNANSPHFWTEIIGDEHIEKLYDNTQRPYISDSDILVDNIFWKNTYSPTVKDTLPHVSIQYCRTIPKVYRINYEIQQNCLALRAKEEIPDFFRNPGIEDITDKYIVCKDIEVPLWDNKHKKEYVYLCCYDDNNWIPVCWSIPRKKQALFTKVGVNMLYLPAYYENGAIIPAGNAFILKENGELKCFSEEADKKEISATFYSKTPYRLHTALQAAGTVGTRFSVCNKKDLSDSLNVYTIEKLPFYEDSFKIPTNKKYRYLVCDFQNTPAFQDAYSIAEIKIFGKNRQQLEGKLTGTKGISDNKLENVMDEDRVSFYQPDKSEKRQYIVFDLGQPREIEKVEFYPRSDDNRIVTGELYELFYWDKKWISLGRQYGKENRLAFHNIPQNALFRIHNHTRGKEHRPFTYEEGKQVWW encoded by the coding sequence ATGATTGGAAAACAAACTGTTGACAGTAAGTCTATTGAAAAATCTCAATTATATTTCAATTCCTTTATCATATATTTCAATACTCAAGGACGATACAAAAACGACATCCAATATATAATTTGCGATAGTATCAAACAACTATATCCCTATGCTGAATCACATCCTCGATATCTGTCGGATCTTCAGCATATATCCGCTGATTTCCTAATCCGCCACATCGACTATTGCTTCCATATCTGGCAACAATATCCATGGTGTAAAGACATTGACTTTGACACATTTTGTAAATACATTCTTCCATATACGACAAGCAACTGCTATTGGGAACAAGCTGCGGATTTCTTTGAACAGAAATATGCGACATTAAGAGACTCCGTTTGCCATAAATCATATAAAGAAATCGGCAAAATCATTGCCGAGGACATAGATAAGACATTCGTTCAAAACTGGGTACTTTTTTCACAAAAGCATAAAGGATTGCTTCCCACCACCTTTGAAAACCTTGCAAAAGCACAGATCGGGACCTGCCTGGAAGCAAATATCTATAAAATCGCTGCATTACGGGCAAACGGTATTCCGGCAGCTTTAAATACTTTTCCCAACTGGGGTAATGCCAATTCTCCCCATTTCTGGACGGAAATAATCGGAGATGAACACATTGAGAAATTGTACGATAATACCCAACGGCCATACATTTCAGATAGTGATATACTGGTCGACAATATATTCTGGAAAAACACCTACAGCCCGACAGTAAAAGATACACTCCCCCATGTTTCCATACAATACTGTAGAACGATTCCAAAGGTGTACAGGATTAATTATGAAATACAACAAAACTGTTTGGCACTCAGAGCAAAAGAAGAAATTCCCGATTTCTTCAGGAACCCGGGAATAGAGGATATTACGGATAAATACATCGTGTGCAAAGACATCGAAGTTCCCCTATGGGACAACAAACACAAAAAAGAATATGTCTATTTATGCTGTTATGACGATAATAATTGGATTCCGGTATGTTGGAGCATCCCAAGAAAAAAACAGGCCTTATTTACTAAAGTCGGTGTGAATATGCTTTATCTGCCGGCTTACTACGAAAACGGGGCAATCATCCCGGCAGGAAATGCTTTTATTCTCAAAGAGAATGGAGAATTAAAATGTTTTTCTGAAGAAGCAGACAAAAAGGAAATATCTGCAACATTCTACTCGAAAACTCCATACCGCCTACACACTGCATTGCAAGCCGCCGGAACGGTCGGAACCCGTTTTTCCGTTTGCAACAAGAAAGATTTGTCAGACAGTCTGAATGTATATACGATTGAGAAACTACCTTTTTATGAAGACAGTTTCAAAATCCCGACAAACAAGAAATACCGCTATTTGGTTTGCGATTTTCAAAACACTCCGGCTTTCCAAGATGCTTATTCCATTGCAGAAATAAAGATTTTCGGAAAAAACCGGCAACAGTTGGAAGGGAAGCTGACAGGAACAAAAGGAATAAGTGACAATAAACTCGAAAACGTAATGGATGAAGACAGGGTCTCGTTTTATCAACCTGATAAATCAGAGAAACGCCAATATATCGTTTTCGACCTCGGCCAACCTCGTGAAATCGAAAAGGTCGAGTTTTACCCAAGGAGCGACGACAACAGAATCGTCACCGGAGAATTATATGAATTATTCTATTGGGACAAGAAATGGATTTCATTAGGCCGGCAATATGGTAAAGAAAACAGGCTGGCATTTCATAATATACCTCAAAATGCCCTATTCCGCATTCATAACCATACGCGGGGAAAAGAACATAGGCCGTTTACTTATGAGGAGGGTAAACAGGTGTGGTGGTAA
- a CDS encoding NVEALA domain-containing protein, with translation MGKKFFGVIAFAAIAVAAGWNYQQNKQEVELSDLALANIEALARYEDDECPNGCLTEYDEKGCWCYRYYPNVKEKDWTR, from the coding sequence ATGGGAAAGAAATTTTTTGGCGTAATAGCCTTTGCAGCCATTGCCGTAGCGGCTGGCTGGAATTATCAGCAGAACAAACAGGAAGTGGAATTGTCGGATTTGGCACTTGCTAATATAGAGGCTTTAGCAAGATATGAAGATGACGAATGTCCTAACGGATGCCTCACCGAATATGATGAAAAAGGATGTTGGTGCTATAGATATTATCCAAATGTGAAAGAAAAAGACTGGACACGTTAA
- a CDS encoding NVEALA domain-containing protein — protein MGKKIIGVIAFAAIAVAAGWNYQQNTNEVELSNLALENVEALADPEVEVGVPCIMTSQTCYEINDDLGHTVIPGYK, from the coding sequence ATGGGAAAGAAAATTATCGGCGTTATCGCTTTTGCCGCAATCGCCGTAGCGGCTGGCTGGAATTATCAGCAGAATACAAATGAGGTTGAACTGTCTAATTTGGCATTGGAAAATGTCGAAGCTCTAGCTGATCCTGAAGTAGAAGTTGGTGTACCTTGTATCATGACTTCTCAAACATGTTACGAAATTAATGATGATTTAGGTCACACAGTCATTCCAGGTTACAAATAA
- a CDS encoding DUF1573 domain-containing protein has translation MKKQLYILLLLSLLTACKENNKEKFAQLVQEWQGKEIVFPQDMAFTRFVTEPVDYRIPDAEYKVLVYVDSVGCTSCKLQLPKWKELIAHVDSATNGNVPFIFVFQSKDDRELRYMLKRDNFDRPICIDRNNRFDELNQFPQDITFQTFLLDKDNKVKVIGNPVHNLAVRDLYLKQITGMQHQEALPKTTLETEEAEYDLGTVKEGTTKQQTVTVRNTGTNVFKLKGFTTSCNCTEATCDWKELQPGESGTVTVSYEAEQPGDFYRTVEIYGNIFNNSLMVSFIGTVK, from the coding sequence ATGAAAAAACAACTCTACATCTTACTACTTCTTTCTTTGTTAACCGCTTGTAAAGAGAATAACAAAGAAAAGTTCGCTCAGTTGGTTCAGGAATGGCAAGGGAAAGAGATCGTCTTTCCACAGGATATGGCGTTCACCCGTTTTGTCACCGAGCCGGTGGACTATCGGATACCCGATGCGGAATATAAAGTGCTGGTTTACGTCGATTCGGTCGGGTGTACCAGTTGCAAACTGCAATTGCCGAAATGGAAAGAGTTGATCGCCCATGTCGATTCGGCAACAAACGGCAACGTTCCGTTCATCTTCGTCTTCCAGTCAAAAGACGACCGTGAGTTGCGGTATATGCTGAAACGTGACAACTTCGACCGCCCGATCTGCATCGACCGAAACAATCGGTTCGATGAGCTAAACCAATTTCCGCAAGATATCACCTTCCAAACCTTCCTGCTTGACAAGGACAACAAGGTGAAAGTAATCGGCAACCCTGTACATAACTTGGCAGTCAGGGATTTGTATCTGAAACAGATAACCGGTATGCAACATCAAGAAGCATTGCCCAAGACAACCCTCGAAACAGAAGAGGCTGAATATGACTTAGGAACGGTCAAAGAGGGAACCACCAAACAGCAAACGGTCACCGTCCGAAATACCGGAACAAACGTCTTCAAGTTGAAAGGCTTCACCACCTCTTGCAACTGCACCGAAGCAACCTGCGACTGGAAAGAACTGCAACCGGGAGAGAGCGGAACAGTCACGGTCAGTTACGAAGCAGAACAGCCGGGAGATTTTTATCGAACGGTGGAGATATATGGAAATATTTTCAATAACTCGCTGATGGTGAGTTTTATCGGGACAGTTAAATAG
- a CDS encoding BF3164 family lipoprotein — translation MKRFAYILLIGISAIISCTDSPGPHYPRYSTFPHEKAISARVIELDTALFRYPFRVAVKDSMAIVMDLHNADYYFHAFTYPDWKHIVSFGKRGEGPEEMLSAETFQFDSPDTIYALDANKMQISRWAVSAGNRSATRQEVIPLDKSLVRSLDFYATDSCFLIPDYLGEHRYWQVDYSGKPIKSIGKIPTEKDFATENRPALAQAWRSFIDYNPHNGILAMVTQLGESIEIYNTKENTHTVLYGPNGEPQFKSVKGEGFPTGIMGFSDIVVTDQHIYSVFQGVHFKDKLASHQRGEKPEDGGRYIYVFDLKGNPIQKYILDKPIYGIDVNEKTKTIIATCVESDEPIMEFKI, via the coding sequence ATGAAACGTTTTGCATACATATTATTAATAGGTATCAGTGCGATAATCTCCTGTACCGATTCTCCCGGTCCCCACTATCCCCGATATTCAACTTTTCCCCATGAAAAGGCAATAAGTGCGCGGGTGATCGAACTGGACACTGCCCTCTTCCGCTACCCATTCCGGGTAGCGGTTAAAGACAGTATGGCTATTGTAATGGATTTGCATAACGCCGATTACTATTTTCATGCCTTTACCTACCCCGATTGGAAACATATCGTTTCTTTCGGGAAACGGGGGGAAGGACCGGAAGAGATGCTTTCTGCCGAAACATTCCAATTTGATTCGCCCGATACGATATATGCTCTCGACGCAAACAAAATGCAAATATCGCGTTGGGCCGTCTCTGCAGGAAATCGTTCAGCCACAAGACAAGAAGTAATACCATTGGATAAAAGTTTGGTTCGTTCTTTGGACTTTTATGCCACAGATTCCTGTTTCCTCATCCCCGACTATTTAGGGGAACACCGTTATTGGCAAGTCGACTACAGTGGTAAACCTATCAAAAGCATCGGTAAAATCCCCACTGAAAAAGATTTTGCAACGGAAAATCGTCCGGCATTGGCTCAGGCATGGCGTAGCTTTATTGATTACAACCCTCATAATGGTATATTGGCAATGGTCACTCAATTAGGGGAATCCATCGAAATATACAACACCAAAGAAAATACCCATACCGTATTATATGGTCCGAACGGCGAGCCCCAGTTTAAAAGCGTCAAAGGCGAAGGCTTCCCGACCGGAATTATGGGATTCAGCGATATTGTTGTCACAGACCAACACATTTACAGTGTATTCCAAGGTGTACATTTCAAGGATAAATTAGCTTCTCACCAACGGGGCGAAAAGCCGGAAGACGGAGGACGTTATATATATGTATTCGACCTGAAAGGGAATCCCATACAAAAATACATCTTAGACAAACCCATATACGGAATCGATGTAAACGAAAAAACAAAGACGATCATCGCCACATGTGTAGAAAGTGATGAGCCGATCATGGAATTTAAAATATAA
- a CDS encoding BF3164 family lipoprotein, protein MKTISSKIFIFAIIFTISCSHKEKEPKEYFKKVFNIESNKLNVDTYKINSFGRIIPFENQQLLIKENYMGESLLDQIYYTKDSIRSLAQIGSGPDEYIMLRLMQKANSEKLKMLDIQKKQIITKDLNGNTSNILNLQQMPLAAIQINDKYIISGLMNRDENDDKRYAILNSKGEYIKSFGSFPNDKNESEIKSRVLAYQDYMVCNPSMNRFATVCSSGAIFELYQIDTTPQLIKSYHDIYPVYINDSRPGYNSIRHGKENIIGYTDIYATDKYIYALYSGKKLEVHNNEGMMNAKLTNDIFIYNWDGERICRLVSDVKLFNLCVTDDNQKLIALGWKDDFNLYSFDLSSINIK, encoded by the coding sequence ATGAAAACTATAAGTTCTAAAATATTCATATTTGCAATTATATTTACTATTTCTTGTAGCCATAAAGAAAAAGAACCTAAAGAATATTTCAAGAAGGTGTTTAATATAGAATCAAACAAATTAAATGTAGATACTTATAAAATAAACTCATTTGGCAGAATAATTCCATTTGAAAATCAACAACTCCTTATCAAAGAAAATTATATGGGAGAATCTTTATTAGACCAAATATATTATACAAAAGACAGTATTCGCTCTTTAGCTCAAATCGGTTCTGGTCCGGATGAATATATTATGCTTCGCTTAATGCAAAAAGCAAATAGTGAAAAACTAAAGATGTTAGATATCCAAAAAAAACAGATCATTACAAAAGATTTAAACGGAAATACATCTAATATACTAAATTTACAGCAGATGCCATTAGCTGCTATACAGATAAATGATAAATATATTATATCTGGACTAATGAACAGAGACGAAAATGATGATAAAAGATACGCCATACTGAATAGTAAAGGAGAATATATAAAATCATTCGGAAGTTTCCCCAACGACAAAAATGAATCTGAAATAAAAAGCAGAGTGCTTGCATACCAAGACTATATGGTTTGTAACCCAAGTATGAACAGATTTGCAACCGTTTGTTCATCCGGAGCTATATTCGAATTGTATCAAATAGATACAACTCCCCAACTGATAAAAAGTTATCATGACATATACCCTGTGTACATAAATGATAGTCGCCCAGGATACAATAGCATCAGGCACGGAAAGGAGAATATCATTGGATATACGGATATTTATGCAACTGACAAATATATTTATGCATTATACTCTGGAAAAAAATTAGAGGTACATAATAATGAAGGAATGATGAATGCAAAACTTACAAATGATATTTTCATCTATAATTGGGATGGAGAACGTATTTGCCGCTTGGTTTCCGACGTAAAGTTATTCAACCTTTGTGTAACCGATGATAATCAGAAGTTAATTGCTTTGGGGTGGAAAGATGACTTCAATCTGTATTCATTTGATTTATCCTCAATAAATATAAAGTAA
- the lepB gene encoding signal peptidase I: MKRWIDILLDFFLAVVGLAILWVFAQVFLFASFHIPSDSMEPELVEGDFVAVWKPVLGARLFNLNATLRLEQVEIHRVSGFRNIERNDILVFNFPHPNNWDKIEMHILKYYVKRCIGLPGDTLSIKNGQFRIEGVNEPLGNIASQQKIGQTSPEEFPGGVYRSFPYDSIIGWNIQNFGPLYIPKAGDQLPMSRKNYQLYHKLISWEQKAKVEYKDSTVFLDGKPIKDYCFQKDYYFMAGDKGENSQDSRYWGLLPEEYIVGKAAFIWKSVDPYTGEFRWERFFKAIH, translated from the coding sequence ATGAAACGATGGATTGACATCCTATTGGATTTTTTCCTTGCCGTGGTGGGGTTGGCTATTCTTTGGGTTTTCGCCCAAGTCTTCCTCTTCGCCTCCTTTCATATCCCCAGCGACTCGATGGAGCCGGAGCTAGTCGAAGGGGATTTTGTAGCGGTCTGGAAACCGGTGCTCGGTGCACGACTATTCAACCTCAACGCAACATTGCGATTGGAGCAAGTCGAAATCCACAGGGTTTCCGGATTCCGCAATATCGAAAGGAATGACATACTGGTTTTCAACTTTCCGCATCCGAACAATTGGGACAAGATCGAGATGCACATTTTGAAGTACTATGTCAAACGATGCATCGGACTGCCGGGAGACACACTTTCCATCAAAAACGGTCAATTTCGAATAGAAGGAGTAAACGAACCGCTCGGAAACATCGCGTCACAACAAAAAATCGGACAGACTTCACCAGAAGAGTTTCCGGGTGGTGTATATCGCAGTTTCCCGTATGATTCCATTATCGGTTGGAATATTCAGAACTTTGGGCCACTCTATATACCTAAAGCCGGTGACCAGTTACCGATGAGCCGGAAGAACTATCAGTTATATCATAAACTAATCTCTTGGGAACAAAAAGCTAAAGTCGAATATAAAGATTCAACCGTTTTCCTTGATGGCAAACCAATAAAAGACTACTGCTTTCAGAAAGACTATTATTTCATGGCCGGAGACAAAGGAGAAAATTCGCAGGATTCACGTTATTGGGGGTTACTACCGGAGGAATATATTGTCGGGAAAGCAGCTTTCATTTGGAAATCGGTTGACCCCTACACCGGTGAATTTCGATGGGAACGTTTCTTTAAAGCAATACACTAA